The DNA window TAAACAATAAACTATCTCCCGGCAAAAAGAAGCCAATCATGAGACCGGATTCTGCAAAGATGATTGCCCAAATCCCTAAATAACCGATATGTTTAATCCATTCTTGGAGGTTTTCGCCGTGCATAGTAGTTTGTCGTTAGACCTGTAAATGTTTTAGGGTTAATTATCGCGCGATTATCTCATCGCAGCGTAACAAACCCGGCTTCTTTAAGAAACCGGGAGGTTCTGTGCGTCAATTTTAAGGGGAAAAAGGGAAGGATAACTGTCGGCGCGATCGCATTTCTGTTAGCGGGACAAAGATTATCCTCTATTCTAATCGAGATAGTGCCAACGTCAATGGTGCAAGTCCCCATTCAAAAAAATAGCAACGCCTTCTCCCCACTTCCTTTAATATTGTACTAACGCCGAGCCTTAAATCATCTCAAGTTACTAAACTCATAGCATCCAATTGACGGTTGCGATCGCGCGTTCTCTTTAACTTCACGCGCACTCCTCCCGCTGGTGTCATTGTTACGCCCCGCCGTTCGGGTTTAACGGGCTTATTATCAGCCAGTTCAAACTCACAATGCGAGAGTAAAGTTGCTAAAACTAACTTCATTTCTAATAGGGCTAAAGCATAGCCGATACAACGCCGATTTCCACCCCCGAAAGGAACAAATTCATAAACCGTATATTGCCGTTCGAGGAAGCGTTCCGGTTTAAACTGTTCGGGTTCTGGATATAAATCTTCGCGGCGATGAGTGAGATAAATACAAGGAACTAAAGGCGTATAAGCACTATAACGCTGCCCCATCACTTGTACGGGTTTTAAGGCAACGCGAGGAGCGGAAATAATAGCAACCGGATAGATACGAAGCGTTTCATTACAGAAGGCATTGAGATAAGGGAGTTTCGCGATTTCTATCGCCTCGATATTATTCCCTGCCGTCTCCAACTCCGCCAGTAACTTAGCGCCGACTTCCGGTAAAAAATGCACCCAATACATCGCCCAAGCGAGCGCAGTCGCCGTCGTTTCGTGTCCGGCAAATAATAGCGTCATCAGTTCGTCGAGCAATTCGCGATCGCTCATGGGGTTGCCATCTTCGTCCCGCGCTTGCATCATTAAACTGAGAATATCTTCGCGATCCGATTGAGAGCGATCGCGTCGTTCGTTAATTTCTTCTTGTAACAAGGCTTCAATCTTTCTTTGTTGTAGCAGCATTCTACCCCAAGGACTCCACGAACCCCAATCTTTTTGTAGGAAATCAAAGAAAATGAAACTCGATCGCAACGGAGAATTGGTAATTTCTAAAATACTCGCCAGTAGCGGCTTGAGTTGGGCGTAGCGCTCGCCCTCTCGCAAGCCAAATACCGCTTGCATAATCACTTGCAAAGTAATCTCTTGCATGAGATCCCTCGCAATAAAAGTTTTTCCAGGAACGAGTTGTTGTGCGGCATTTTCTGCAATCTCTTGAATCATCCTGCCGTAAGATTGTAGCCGTTCTCCGTGAAAAGGTGGCATTAAAAGTTTTCGTTCTCTTTTATGGCGATCGCCATCCAACAACAGTAGGGAATTATCGCCGACTAAAGGACGTAAAATGCCGTTAGAACTTCCCGCAGTAAAGGCATCATAACCCCCCATAAAAATTTCTTGGTTCGCTTGGGGATGGCTGAAGAATACCATCGGTTGCCAATTACTAAATCTCACCGTAAACGTTTCGCCGTAGCGTTTCGCGTTTGCATCCAGGTAAGCGAAAGGATCGGCAATCCACTGAATTAATTGTAGAAGCTGTGGCGCTCTCGGTCCGTCATGGAGTTGAGTCATTTGTAAAGACGATTGATGAGGTAAGGAATAGCTCTATTCTAACGATTGATTCTCTAGATCGGTAGATAAGTAGAGTTTTAAAGATAGCGCCGCCCCTTCATCAAAGCCCTCATTCGCATCAGTAACGACGACTCGCGCGCTCGGAGGATAATGCTCTCTAATATCGTCGATTGCAACCCAAAAGTCATTTTCTGCCCGAGCTTGTTGCAAAAATTCTAACACTTCTTGATGGCGAAGGTATTGTAATTTATGGATGAGTTGGGGCGGCAAAAAAGGGGTGAAACCGACGACGCGATCTGCTAGATTTGGCGAAAATAAGCTGCGCGTGAATTCAAAGGAAAAGATTTCTCGCCAGGATGAGGAAATCACGATTAAAACTTCGGGGTAATGTTCCAACACTCCTTCAAAGCGCTGCAAGCAGGCTGAATCAAATTGCAATCTATTTTCCTGCGACCGGGAAACATCGAAAGTTTTTTCGGGAACTAAAACTCCATCAATATCGAGAAATATCCAGGTTGTCATTCATCCCTCACTTCTAGTTTTTGTCAAGAATTTGTAGCTTTTACATTCATCGCGATCGCGCCGCGCTTAATCCTTAATTCGATCTAACACTTTTTTAACCGCAGTGACAATCGCATCGGGACGATCGATCCAGACAAAATGACTGCTTTTATCCGCCTCGATTTGAATGAGATTGGGTGATAGTTTGCTGAATTTTAGGTGCATTCTATCGCGCGCTCGATTAGCGGTTTTTAAAGGAAGGGCTTTTGTCCAGAACGAAGGGATAAAAAATGAAGCTGCTTTAAGACTCGCGATGGGAATATCGGATAACTGTTTCGCGAGGCTAACTTGGCGCGCGCTCTCTTCAAGGCTTAACATTTCTCGCGTCATCGTTATCCAATGTTTTGAGCGACAGAAAGAACGTTTTGTATCTTGAAGAGGGGTTTGCTTGAACTTGCGAAGTTCTGGCTTTAAAATCTCAAAAATCCCTAAATCTTTAATGATTCTGACCAGCCCCAAACTCGACCCGATAATCGACATGATAAAGCCGGAGATAAAAAAGAGCTTTAAAAGTTTTAGAGCGCAGGGCAAGGCTAACATTTCCTCCTCGTGCAATCCATCCGTTAGCACAATTCCTGCAACTTTTTCTGGAAATAAGTTCGCATACAAGCGTACATTGTAGCTGCCAAACGAATCGCCGATTAAAATGTAGGGTGGTTCGATCTTAGCAGCGGTTAAGAGCGCGTCTAATTCCTTAGCAATTTGCTGGCTTGTGCGGGGATAAGGACTGCGATCGCTCCAACCGTACCCAGCGCGATCGTAAATGCAAACTTTGCATAATGGGGCGAGTTTGTCAAGCAATAAATATCCTTCAACGCCGCCTAAACTGTGGTCGAGAACAATCGTGGGTTGTCCCGTTCCTGCAATGCACAAATGCAGGGAATATCCGCCGATATCGAACCTTTGACCGGGGGGCAGTTGTCGGTCTTCAAAAAATGTCGCGATCGCGTGATACAATGTTATTATTGCTAACAGAAGCAATTGAAGGTCAACCGGCATAATAACTCCGTTATACGAAAGCCGCGATCGCGACTTGAATCCTAGGTAGTCCTCCGATTAAGACTGCCGCCAGTGTTTCATTTCCTCTTCAATAAAACTCTCGACTAAATCCCGATACATTTTTGCGATCGCGTCTGCATTTAGCCCTTCTTCTTCCGCCCACGCTCGACGCTCCTCTAACATAGCTTCCAAGCGTTCTGGCGCTCGAACTGCCATTTCACTCGTTTTAAACTGAGAGGCAGCCTTAACGTATTCAAAACGCTGACCGAGTAGCGCAATAACTTGACGATCCAAGCGATCGATTTCTGCTCTAATTTCGGTCATATTTTCACAGCGATCGGGGTGCTTCATTCTCGATTAACTGCTCTTTTCAAATAAAATAGCAGCCCGGTTCCTTAAAGAAACCGGGTTTTATAGCCATCGTTAGAAAGAGAAGGTCGTCCGAACCGTTCCCAACCAAAGATCGGGATTAAGGCTATTCATTCCGGGCGCGGTAATCCAGATTAGACCGGGCGTAATTGTAATATATTTATTGACCGGAATTCGGTAGAACGCCTCGACATGATAGCTCGTGTCGCGGTCTGCCCGATTGCCTAAATTATTCCCTAAACCCGCAACATTCAGCGTGCCGATATTCGGACTCGAACCGACTAACTTGGGTTCCATTCCAAACATTAGCCCCAAACGACTTCCTGCCAAACCGAAATCGTCTACACCCACGTAACTATTCCAATACCAAATATCGCCATCGCCGGTATTAATCGCGCGCGCAGCAGTATAACCCGCCCAACCGCCGACAAAGATTTTATCCGTGAGATTAAAAATCGCTTGCACGCCG is part of the Oscillatoria sp. FACHB-1406 genome and encodes:
- a CDS encoding HAD domain-containing protein — its product is MTTWIFLDIDGVLVPEKTFDVSRSQENRLQFDSACLQRFEGVLEHYPEVLIVISSSWREIFSFEFTRSLFSPNLADRVVGFTPFLPPQLIHKLQYLRHQEVLEFLQQARAENDFWVAIDDIREHYPPSARVVVTDANEGFDEGAALSLKLYLSTDLENQSLE
- a CDS encoding alpha/beta hydrolase, which produces MPVDLQLLLLAIITLYHAIATFFEDRQLPPGQRFDIGGYSLHLCIAGTGQPTIVLDHSLGGVEGYLLLDKLAPLCKVCIYDRAGYGWSDRSPYPRTSQQIAKELDALLTAAKIEPPYILIGDSFGSYNVRLYANLFPEKVAGIVLTDGLHEEEMLALPCALKLLKLFFISGFIMSIIGSSLGLVRIIKDLGIFEILKPELRKFKQTPLQDTKRSFCRSKHWITMTREMLSLEESARQVSLAKQLSDIPIASLKAASFFIPSFWTKALPLKTANRARDRMHLKFSKLSPNLIQIEADKSSHFVWIDRPDAIVTAVKKVLDRIKD
- a CDS encoding isochorismate lyase codes for the protein MKHPDRCENMTEIRAEIDRLDRQVIALLGQRFEYVKAASQFKTSEMAVRAPERLEAMLEERRAWAEEEGLNADAIAKMYRDLVESFIEEEMKHWRQS
- a CDS encoding cytochrome P450, encoding MTQLHDGPRAPQLLQLIQWIADPFAYLDANAKRYGETFTVRFSNWQPMVFFSHPQANQEIFMGGYDAFTAGSSNGILRPLVGDNSLLLLDGDRHKRERKLLMPPFHGERLQSYGRMIQEIAENAAQQLVPGKTFIARDLMQEITLQVIMQAVFGLREGERYAQLKPLLASILEITNSPLRSSFIFFDFLQKDWGSWSPWGRMLLQQRKIEALLQEEINERRDRSQSDREDILSLMMQARDEDGNPMSDRELLDELMTLLFAGHETTATALAWAMYWVHFLPEVGAKLLAELETAGNNIEAIEIAKLPYLNAFCNETLRIYPVAIISAPRVALKPVQVMGQRYSAYTPLVPCIYLTHRREDLYPEPEQFKPERFLERQYTVYEFVPFGGGNRRCIGYALALLEMKLVLATLLSHCEFELADNKPVKPERRGVTMTPAGGVRVKLKRTRDRNRQLDAMSLVT